Genomic DNA from Acidobacteriota bacterium:
AGAAGGAGCATTTCAAAACGTCGCCCTCAGACTTTTTCCTTGTCATCCCCTCTTCCCTATACTACTCTCTTTTCTTGATGACCTGATCAATGAGGCCATAGTGTCTTGCCTGCTCAGCGGTCATGATGAAATCTCGATCTGTATCCTGGGCAATCCTGTCGAACGGTTGTCCCGTGTGTCTGACCATGATCTCGTTCAGTCTATCCTTCATGCGAAGAATCTCACGCGCCTGGATGTCGATATCGGATGCCTGGCCGGAGAATCCTCCAAGCGGCTGGTGAATGATGATCCGCGAATTGGGAAGGGCGAATCTCTTTCCCGAAGTACCGGCGGCCAGGAGAATGGCAGCCATGCTGGCTGCCTGGCCGATGCATATGGTCGTGATGTCGGGTTTGATAAACTGCATCGTATCGTAGATGGCCAGACCGGCCGTTATGGAACCACCAGGACAATTAATGTAGATGGAAATATCTTTATCGGGATCTTCTGCTTCCAGAAAAAGAAGCTGGGCGATCACAAGATTCGAGATGTTGTCATCGATGGGATGTCCGATGAAGATGATGTTGTCTTTGAGAAGGCGTGAGTAGATGTCGTAGGCCCGCTCTCCTCTGCTGGTCTGCTCGACCACCATCGGTATCAAATACATCGATTAAACCCTCGTTACGTAATATTAGCATTCGAGAACAAAAAGTCAAGCGCCTTCTCCCGGAGGATTTGCTCCTGGATATGCTGTAAATCCTCTGTGGACAGGCGATTCCTCATCTCCTCGAATGTAGTTCCATGAGCCGCGGCATCAATCCTGATCCTCTCATCGATTTCTGCTTCTTGCACTTCGATCTTTTCCTGGGCCGCGATTGTAGAAAGGATCAACTTGCCTTTGACATCTCTCTTCGCTGGTTCCATATGCTTTTCCCTGATCTCCTTCCAGTTGACATCCGCCTTAGCGGGATTGATCCCTCTCGCAAACATCTCGCGGACGATCCCCTCCATCCTGATGTTGAGTTGATCTTCCACCATCACCTCGGGAATTTCAAAATCGTTCGCATCGATGAGAGTATTGAGCATTTCATTTTTCAATGTAATTTCTCGCTCATCGCTCTTCCTACGGAGCATCCTCTCTCTGATGAGTGCCCTGAACTCCTCCAGTCTCTCAACGCGCTTTTCCTTTGGTTCTCTCCCTTCCTCTACTTTCTCTTTTCCTTCTTTTTCTTCCCCTTCTTTCTCTCTTCCCACTTTTTCTAAATGTTCTCCCTCAATCCTGTGATCGTGAGCGTAGTAAGTTGCGTAAGCATTCCTGGCAAAGTCATCGTTCAGTTCGGGAAGGACCTTGACCTTGATCTCCTTCAGGGTCATTCTGTAATGGACCTTCTTTGCCGCAAGGTTCTTCGCATAGTAGTTCTCGGGATACTCAACGTCGAACTCCCTCTCTTCCCCCTTCCTCATCCCGACCAGGTTACGGTTGAATTCAGGAAGGTTATCCTCGGAGCCCACGACGATGGGAAGGTTCTCTTCCTTCATCTCTCCTTTCATCTTCTCTTTCTTCGTCTCTCTCTTTGCTTCTTCCTTCCCCCCAGTAATGGTTCCTTCCAGCCTGACGATGACGTAATCACCTTCGGAAGCCGACTCCTTGTCCGCAACCTCATATTTTGCGAAAGATTCGCGCAGCGAGTTAATGATCCGATCGACCTCTTCCTCTTCGAGGCTTATCTTCCGGTCCGTGACCGTCATCCCTTTGTAGTTCTCAAGCTTGATGTCCGGCTGAATTTCGAAAAGGACCATGAATTTGAGCGGTTCTCCTTCCTTCTGCGTGTATTCCTCGAGGATGGGATTATGCAGGGGGACGATGGATCTCTCATTAACCGCCTTCCTGAAATTCTCGGAGATGATCTTCTCTTTAAGCTCCTCCTCGATCTCTTTTGCAAATCGTGCCTTGATGACAGAGCGGGGGGCCTTGCCGGGACGAAATCCCGGAATCTTTGCCTTTCTTGCAAATTCCCGCTCAAGGCCGTTCCTCTCCTCGGTCACGATTTCGTTCTCGATCTCGAAGGCAAGTTTCTTCTTGCAGGACGAAACATCGATCAGTTCAACTTTCATCAATGACTTTCTTATCTATCTGCCAATCTTTAAAGATTAATATCGCAAGAAGTGGTGCGAAAGGGGGGAGTCGAACCCCCACGGTTGCCCAATGGATCCTAAGTCCATCGCGTCTGCCAGTTCCGCCACTTTCGCACGATAGAGTTCTTCAAAAAACCCTTGTGATCCGAAACTCTCATTACCTCGCTTGCAATCGCAACAGGATCCGTGCGAGAAATCTGGTGAGCCGCGAAGGAATCGAACCTTCAACCCGCAGATTAAGAGTCTGCTGCTCTACCGATTGAGCTAGCGGCCCATCTTTTCTCATGGCACGCCCGGTAGGATTCGAACCTACGACCTGCGGATTCGAAGTCCACTGCTCTATCCGGACTGAGCTACGGGCGCAAAACTTTGAGAGCTTTAATTTATTATAGGTTGCAATCAGTGTCAATGTGATGCAAGAAAATTGCTTGATGAGCGGAGGAATTTCTACCAGCGACTTTTTAAATTAATTTAAGGACTCCCTTAATAAATGATATAAGCACCAAAGATAAGCATCAAAATCATGTGCGATGAGGAAGAGATAAAGGCAATAAAAATGCTGATAAATTCTATGTTTGGGCAATCACTCTGTTTGCTAGTATGGCGTGTTGTTCGTTTCCAAGAGAGTTTTAGCTAAATCTCGATATTTATAATTATAATCTGCTGCTAACGCTTTTAGTGTTTCAATCTTGCCCATTCTTTTCAGTGCACGCAACGCCCATCCGAAATTTTCTGAGTCGCGCGCATAGCGAAGGAGCGTTTTTTCATCTTCAGAGAGCTGCGCGATATAGATAGGAAGCCATCGCCAGTATTTAGCATAATTCGGTCCTTTCTCTGAAGCTAGATTCTGTAATGCCGCAAGGGCAGGTCGGTAATTACAAATTGAAATCACTTCTATTGCGCGCTCTTGAATAGAGCGCACTCTTTGTATGTTGGTTGCTGGAACTGCTGGTGGGTTCATCAGGAAGTTCACAACCTCAGGGAGGAATTCTAGGTCGCCGATGCTAGCAAGTTCAGTGCTGATATGTATCTTCGTTAGATAATCTGTATCAGGTTCAACTCGCCATTCTCTATAAAGACCACTCGCTGTGCGTACATCTATTTCCCGAATAAGATCAATAACCCATCGCCCTTGGCTGGGAGCCTTTGTCTTTAATGGCCAGAGCTTGCTATTTTGCAAACCATGATTAAAGATCTCAACAAGACATGGAAGAACTTCTTTGCCGCGTTGTAACAGTGTTCTCCTTGCCCAATCAAGTTCCTCATTGTCCTCACTTCTGACTAATCCCAAGCCATAGACATTATTGATGAAGTAATTAAGCGCTTTTTTCGTTTCAGCGTCCAGATTGTCGCATGATTGGGGATATGTCGGTGTCTGACATGATATTAAAAGAGATGTTATTATGATGCTCAGTACCCAATGCATTAAAATAACTCCACAAAAATTGATCCATCTGGGCTAGTCCTCATATTTTCACACTCGCTACCAGCTCCATTAGTGAGCGAGTATCGCTGTAAGCACCCAGTGCCGTGCATGAGGTAAAACCTATCAGGATCTGTCTCCAAACACCCTGCGCCTCGATGCTCATCCGTGTATCCAGGTTGAACGTATTGATCCAATAAGAAATGACCAAGCTCGTGGGCAACTGTGTTATCTATCGCTCCTCCGGAAAGAGATTCTCCTGGATTCATCGCGCTAAAACGCGCTATCATAATTCCTCCCTCGGTCTGGTTGTTGAGCCCAGGGATGCTATCGTTACTGTAAGCCCTCCCATTTAGATCAGCATTTATGTAGTTCGGAGGTGGTGTAGAGTTCGGCTGAAGAAAGTGATGAATATAGTAGATGTTAATAACAAGTGGATCGGTAGCGCGTTGTGTTGCCAAGACCGTTTGCTCTTGAGCAGTTAGCGTAGCACTTCGATTGCTTTCCACAGATCCGTCTCCAACGTTCGGGTCAGGAATAAAGAGTATTCGTTCGACTACAATATCTAAGTGGCATTGAGAGAAGATTGTACGCATTTGTTCTATGTCCCGTTTTACACGTCGCTCAAATTCCGCTTGTGAAGTCTGAATCCCGGATGGAGATATCAAGGTTTCATTGAAGACTTTCACATCAACACGCACGGTATCATAAATTCTGAACCTGTAAACCTCCTTCTCGTCCGCAACATACAGCCATGGATTATTAGTGTCAGGATCTCGATCTAGAGCTAGGCCTCGAGGAGACGTAATACCAGAGAGCTTTGTTCTAACGAGCCTGTTGGTGGGGCTAGTCCGAATTCGTAAAATATTATTTCCATCTCGATTTGCCACCCAAAGGGTGTTGTCCTCATCTGTCTCGATCTGGGCCGGATGATTCAATCCATCTGCACTTGTGAATTCTTGAATGAGAGTCTTTGCTCCACTGTAATGCTTAATCTTGCTCTGAGCAGTGAAGAAAAACTCACCTGCCGTGTTAAACGTGAACCCAGCGGGACGCGATGCGGCAGCAGAATCTCCGCCGAGACCAAGGTTTGTTAGCCATTGCGTATCAAGCCCCGCACCATTAGCCTTCTTTCTAATGCGATCTCCCCAGTGATCCAATAGGAAAATCCATCCATTATTTGCACCGCTTTTATCGTACGCCAAAGCTCGAGGATCAACAGGGTCGCTGCTTCCTTGTCCAGAAGTGCCCCACGTTGTGTAAGTGCAAGAGGAGGGTTCCAGTTCCCGAACAGTTCCTGCATTGCTCGACGACCAAGTATCGTTGCCAAACATGAATCGACCATTTTCATTTTTTGGAAGGCCAACAGGATTTGCGAATGTGGTACAAGTAGAAGCAGCGCTGCTAAGGAAGCTTATCTTCCAGATGCGGTCACTAGCACCCTGATCACACGCAAAAATATTATGATCAGCATCCACGTTGACATGTGCAAGAAGCTCCTTAGCTGGATTCGATCGTAAACCTACAGCAAACAACTTCCGCTGTGCTGTGGATTGGCCATTGGGAGAAACAACAATGATGTTTCCCGAAATTGAGTGGACTGGTACCTCAGCTTGGATTTGGGTTGAACTGCATGTTAGCAGCGTCGCCGACAAACCACCTTCATAGTATACTGAATTATTGTTGCATACCTGGTCAAACCCTACTCCATCGATAATGAGATCATCGTCTTCATAGATACCGGTCCCTGCAGCAGCTTGAATGGAATACACTTGTGTGGGTGAGTTTGCATCTGATACAAGATAATAGTAAGTCTTCCCATCATTTAGCACAGGATCATTGACAGGCCCACTTG
This window encodes:
- the clpP gene encoding ATP-dependent Clp endopeptidase proteolytic subunit ClpP — translated: MYLIPMVVEQTSRGERAYDIYSRLLKDNIIFIGHPIDDNISNLVIAQLLFLEAEDPDKDISIYINCPGGSITAGLAIYDTMQFIKPDITTICIGQAASMAAILLAAGTSGKRFALPNSRIIIHQPLGGFSGQASDIDIQAREILRMKDRLNEIMVRHTGQPFDRIAQDTDRDFIMTAEQARHYGLIDQVIKKRE
- the tig gene encoding trigger factor gives rise to the protein MKVELIDVSSCKKKLAFEIENEIVTEERNGLEREFARKAKIPGFRPGKAPRSVIKARFAKEIEEELKEKIISENFRKAVNERSIVPLHNPILEEYTQKEGEPLKFMVLFEIQPDIKLENYKGMTVTDRKISLEEEEVDRIINSLRESFAKYEVADKESASEGDYVIVRLEGTITGGKEEAKRETKKEKMKGEMKEENLPIVVGSEDNLPEFNRNLVGMRKGEEREFDVEYPENYYAKNLAAKKVHYRMTLKEIKVKVLPELNDDFARNAYATYYAHDHRIEGEHLEKVGREKEGEEKEGKEKVEEGREPKEKRVERLEEFRALIRERMLRRKSDEREITLKNEMLNTLIDANDFEIPEVMVEDQLNIRMEGIVREMFARGINPAKADVNWKEIREKHMEPAKRDVKGKLILSTIAAQEKIEVQEAEIDERIRIDAAAHGTTFEEMRNRLSTEDLQHIQEQILREKALDFLFSNANIT